The following proteins come from a genomic window of Falco rusticolus isolate bFalRus1 chromosome 9, bFalRus1.pri, whole genome shotgun sequence:
- the CHST3 gene encoding carbohydrate sulfotransferase 3 codes for MEIRRALPQDFWELLHCLKMRSKYAVLLVFVVGLVIIEKENNFISRVSDKLKQSPQALVEANGTEASPAPAENGSLASLRELDAAFSQLRSHLRNVTLQLVGEGDPGPRRHVLLMATTRTGSSFVGEFFNQQGSIFYLFEPLWHIERTVTFEPGGANAVGSALVYRDVLKQLLLCDLYILESFISPAPEGHLTPFMFRRGSSRSLCEEPVCTPNAKKVFEKYHCKNRRCGPLNITLAAEACQRKQHVALKTVRIRQLEFLQPLVEDPRLDVRIIQLVRDPRAVLASRMVAFSGKYETWKKWASEGEAPLREEEVQRLRGNCESIRLSAELGLQRPGWLRGRYMLVRYEDVARAPLQKAEEMYRFAGLPLTPQVEEWISKNTQAPRDGSGVYSTRKNSSEQFEKWRFSIPFKLAQVVQDACAPAMHLFGYKLASSPAALANRSFSLLEEAQPSWVT; via the exons ATGGAGATCCGACGTGCTTTGCCCCAGGAtttctgggagctgctgcactgCCTGAAGATGAGGAGCAAGTACGCCGTCCTACTGGTCTTTGTCGTTGGCCTTGTCATCATCGAAAAGGAGAACAACTTCATCTCCAG GGTGTCAGACAAGCTGAAGCAGTCTCCACAGGCGCTGGTGGAGGCCAACGGCACAGAGGCCAGCCCAGCGCCAGCTGAGAATGGCTCACTGGCCTCGCTGCGAGAGCTGGatgctgccttctcccagctgAGGTCCCACCTGCGCAACGTcaccctgcagctggtgggCGAGGGGGACCCCGGGCCACGGCGGCATGTCTTGTTGATGGCCACCACCCGCACCGGCTCCTCCTTCGTGGGGGAGTTCTTCAACCAGCAAGGCAGCATCTTCTACCTCTTTGAGCCCCTCTGGCACATCGAAAGGACGGTGACCTTCGAGCCAGGGGGAGCCAACGCAGTGGGCTCAGCCCTGGTGTACCGGGATGTTCTCAAGCAGCTCCTCCTCTGTGACCTCTACATCTTGGAGAGCTTCATCTCACCAGCACCTGAGGGCCACCTGACACCCTTCATGTTTCGGCGGGGCTCAAGCCGCTCTCTCTGTGAGGAGCCCGTCTGCACACCCAACGCTAAGAAAGTCTTCGAAAAGTACCACTGCAAGAACCGCCGCTGTGGCCCCCTCAACATCACCCTGGCTGCCGAGGCATGCCAGCGCAAGCAGCACGTGGCCCTGAAGACGGTGCGCATCCGGCAGCTGGAGTTCCTGCAGCCGCTGGTAGAGGACCCTCGGCTGGATGTGCGCATCATCCAACTGGTGCGGGACCCCCGGGCTGTCCTGGCCTCTCGCATGGTGGCCTTCTCCGGCAAGTACGAGACCTGGAAGAAGTGGGCATCCGAAGGGGAGGCTCCCCTCCGTGAGGAGGAGGTGCAGCGGCTGCGGGGCAACTGCGAGAGCATCCGTctgtcagcagagctggggctgcagcggCCGGGCTGGCTGCGGGGTCGCTACATGCTGGTACGCTACGAGGACGTGGCACGGGCGCCCTTGcagaaggcagaggagatgTACCGCTTCGCCGGGCTCCCGCTCACCCCCCAAGTGGAGGAGTGGATCAGCAAAAACACACAGGCACCCCGTGATGGCAGTGGCGTCTACTCCACCCGCAAAAACTCCTCTGAGCAGTTTGAGAAGTGGCGGTTCAGCATCCCCTTCAAACTGGCACAGGTGGTGCAGGACGCCTGCGCCCCAGCCATGCACCTCTTTGGCTACAAGCTGGCCAGCAGCCCCGCCGCCCTGGCTAACCGCTCCTTCAGCCTGCTGGAGGAGGCACAGCCCTCCTGGGTCACATAA